A genomic region of Candidatus Pseudomonas phytovorans contains the following coding sequences:
- the bcsB gene encoding cellulose biosynthesis cyclic di-GMP-binding regulatory protein BcsB produces the protein MMTAYPARIWGLAVALFAALSQPAAAASVAPLAEPAVPTVPNWPVMKTFEQLGHASDSLLLGVRNSEHIEFGVRRDRLATDASLQLDYTPSPALLPNLSHLRVYLNDELMGVVPVEKDQLGQRVRRQLPLDPKLLSDFNRVRLEFVGHYTDICEDPAHSGLWLNLNRKSQVQLHEQALALDNDLAYFPLPFFDARDTGKVELPVVFSGVPSLGEQRAAAILASYFGSQAGWRKATFPVLYNRLPVRAETPKPSIVLATNDRRPAFLADLQQFPPVDGPVLQMIDHPDDRWSKVLLVLGRNDDDLVKAASALAVGNNLFRGARVKVEQMTALQPRQPYDAPNWTRTDRPVRFAELLDYPEQLQVSGLQPRPVTLELNLPPDLFVWRNQGIPLRTQYRYTAPAVTDESRLSISVNDQYITSMPLVGKDRRSGTLEEMRLAVLSGDSTALTEKSLVPALKIGDRNRLRFDFSFASTLGSAQRDRCQTSLPVDVRAAIDENSTIDLSGYHHYIAMPDLRAFARSGFPFSRMADLSETLVIMPARPTAMQVGTLLDTVGGVAGQVGYPALGLQLVDDWKRAAAADADLLLIGSLPEALSDAPNLGLLLSAQRDWLLQGRSAGLPGSQRFDTGAVAASSRVAVSAKAPIAAITGLKSPFHEQRSVVALLASSDSDYSLLRDTLGDVGKLDAVAGSVSLVRTSGVTSQFVGEHYFVGALPWWLLLWFHLSEHPVLLAAIAAVCVVLFAFLLWRALRWAGKRRLGEAG, from the coding sequence ATGATGACCGCTTATCCCGCGCGTATCTGGGGCCTGGCGGTGGCGCTGTTTGCCGCCTTGTCGCAGCCTGCTGCCGCCGCCTCTGTAGCGCCGCTCGCCGAGCCAGCCGTACCCACGGTACCGAACTGGCCGGTGATGAAAACCTTCGAACAGCTCGGGCATGCGTCCGACAGCCTGTTGCTGGGAGTGCGCAACAGTGAACACATCGAGTTCGGCGTGCGGCGCGACCGCCTGGCCACCGACGCCAGCCTGCAACTGGACTACACGCCTTCGCCAGCGCTGCTGCCGAACCTGTCGCACCTGCGCGTCTACCTCAATGACGAACTGATGGGCGTGGTGCCCGTGGAGAAGGACCAGCTTGGCCAGCGCGTGCGCCGCCAGCTGCCGCTGGACCCGAAGCTGCTCAGCGACTTCAACCGGGTTCGCCTGGAGTTTGTCGGGCACTACACCGACATCTGCGAAGACCCGGCGCACAGCGGCCTGTGGCTGAACCTCAATCGCAAGAGCCAGGTGCAACTGCACGAGCAGGCCCTGGCGCTGGATAACGACCTGGCGTACTTCCCACTACCGTTCTTCGATGCGCGTGATACCGGCAAGGTGGAATTGCCGGTGGTGTTCAGCGGCGTGCCGAGCCTGGGCGAGCAGCGTGCGGCAGCGATTCTGGCGTCGTACTTCGGCAGCCAGGCCGGCTGGCGCAAAGCAACCTTCCCGGTACTGTATAACCGCCTGCCGGTCCGCGCTGAAACGCCAAAGCCAAGCATCGTGTTAGCCACCAACGACCGCCGCCCGGCCTTCCTCGCCGACCTGCAGCAGTTCCCGCCGGTCGATGGCCCGGTGCTGCAGATGATCGACCACCCGGACGACCGCTGGAGCAAAGTGCTGCTGGTGCTGGGCCGCAATGACGACGACCTGGTCAAGGCTGCATCGGCGCTGGCGGTCGGCAACAACCTGTTCCGCGGCGCCCGGGTGAAGGTGGAGCAGATGACGGCGTTGCAACCGCGTCAGCCCTACGATGCGCCCAACTGGACGCGCACCGATCGGCCGGTACGCTTCGCCGAGCTGCTGGACTACCCCGAGCAACTGCAAGTCAGTGGCCTTCAACCGCGGCCAGTGACGCTGGAGCTGAACCTGCCGCCCGACCTGTTTGTCTGGCGTAACCAGGGCATCCCGCTGCGTACCCAGTATCGCTACACGGCGCCTGCAGTAACCGACGAATCACGCCTGAGTATCAGCGTCAACGATCAGTACATCACCAGCATGCCGCTGGTGGGTAAAGACCGGCGCAGCGGCACCCTCGAAGAAATGCGCCTGGCGGTGTTGTCTGGCGACAGCACGGCATTGACCGAAAAGTCACTGGTGCCGGCGCTGAAGATTGGCGACCGTAATCGCCTGCGTTTCGATTTCAGCTTTGCCAGCACCCTGGGCAGCGCCCAGCGCGACCGTTGCCAGACCTCCCTGCCGGTGGATGTGCGCGCAGCGATCGATGAAAACTCCACCATCGACCTGTCCGGTTATCACCACTACATTGCCATGCCTGACCTGCGTGCATTTGCCCGCAGCGGTTTCCCGTTCAGCCGCATGGCCGACCTTTCCGAAACCCTGGTCATCATGCCGGCCAGACCCACGGCGATGCAGGTCGGCACTTTGCTCGACACCGTTGGCGGTGTAGCAGGGCAGGTCGGTTACCCGGCGCTGGGCCTGCAACTGGTGGATGACTGGAAGCGCGCCGCAGCGGCCGATGCCGATTTGCTGCTGATCGGCAGCCTGCCTGAGGCCCTGAGCGATGCACCCAACCTTGGCCTGCTGCTCAGTGCCCAGCGTGACTGGCTGCTGCAAGGCCGGAGCGCAGGGTTGCCGGGCAGCCAGCGCTTCGACACCGGGGCGGTGGCTGCAAGCAGCCGCGTGGCGGTGAGCGCGAAGGCGCCCATCGCGGCGATCACCGGGTTGAAATCGCCGTTCCACGAGCAGCGCAGCGTCGTCGCCCTGTTGGCCAGCAGCGACAGCGACTACAGCTTGCTGCGCGATACGCTCGGTGATGTGGGCAAGCTCGATGCGGTGGCCGGTTCGGTATCACTGGTGCGCACTAGCGGCGTTACCAGCCAGTTCGTCGGCGAGCATTACTTCGTCGGCGCATTGCCGTGGTGGCTGCTGTTGTGGTTCCACTTGTCCGAGCACCCCGTGCTGCTTGCGGCAATAGCGGCTGTTTGCGTGGTGCTGTTTGCCTTCCTGCTGTGGCGGGCACTGCGCTGGGCAGGCAAGCGTCGCCTGGGTGAGGCGGGGTGA
- the bcsQ gene encoding cellulose biosynthesis protein BcsQ, which produces MTSLALHGVRGGLGRSALLAALGYALQGVGERVLLIDLCPSNLLGLHFNLPLDTREGWAAAERQGRPFDDAVYEVLPGLCLLPFGNLPDGVQHPGPDAQLWRVRQAELAEHFDWVLFDLPQLPPDSAGDSIETDVRVLVAEAEMASHLLLGREPVERYDMLLVNRYDPASRLQSDLLMVWRDLFRDRLPIQVVHRDEAFLEALACKAPLGHYAPQSLACRDVQSLAVRCLTRRQP; this is translated from the coding sequence ATGACCAGCCTGGCTTTGCACGGCGTGCGCGGTGGCCTGGGGCGCAGTGCCTTGCTGGCTGCGCTGGGCTATGCGCTGCAGGGCGTGGGCGAACGGGTGCTGCTGATCGACCTGTGCCCAAGCAACTTGCTTGGGCTGCACTTCAACCTGCCGCTGGACACGCGAGAAGGTTGGGCAGCGGCCGAGCGGCAAGGTCGGCCATTTGACGATGCCGTATATGAAGTACTGCCTGGCCTGTGCCTGCTGCCGTTCGGCAATCTGCCAGATGGCGTGCAGCACCCAGGGCCCGACGCACAGCTATGGCGGGTGCGTCAGGCCGAGCTGGCCGAGCATTTCGACTGGGTGTTGTTCGACCTGCCGCAACTGCCTCCCGATTCCGCTGGCGACAGCATCGAGACCGATGTGCGAGTCCTGGTGGCCGAGGCGGAAATGGCCAGCCACCTGTTGCTCGGGCGCGAGCCAGTCGAGCGTTACGACATGCTGCTGGTCAACCGTTACGACCCGGCCAGCCGTTTGCAAAGCGACTTGTTGATGGTGTGGCGCGACCTGTTCCGCGATCGTTTGCCGATCCAGGTGGTACACCGCGACGAGGCGTTTCTCGAAGCGCTGGCGTGCAAGGCACCGCTCGGCCATTACGCGCCCCAGAGCCTGGCCTGCCGAGATGTGCAGAGCCTGGCGGTGCGCTGCCTGACGAGGCGCCAGCCGTGA
- the bcsC gene encoding cellulose synthase complex outer membrane protein BcsC, with translation MQRMISVLMLATVACQAVAQPKDAGEQRQWLLDQVRRGEALHRDDLVRDALGRLQLLEPRNPDVLLAALSLALREKNSTEAEQLSARIHALAPGSLQARQAAQLLALQQPQTVQRLQQARLLAVTGRNQEALAVYEQLFAGEPPSLELALDYWRVRGNLPGQRPEAIRQLQRLDQQYPGSAGLRQTLAGWLFAEKRDREALALLDQLSRDPGARDAAAQREFDYLSGQAVSSASAAAWQAFVQRYPASPLLAQASANLQQQRTLLADPAWQAGQRGKALLDKGRNGDAEAQLRRALRQYPEDASLHGALGYALMRQGRYENANAAFRAASDKEQDTYWISQWKDLESSSQYWAQLDKAERALQANDLRGARALYLQARQQRPKDEYALLGLADVSLAEGDAVAAERQFLQVRRMAPDNESAVRGLMRVYQAQSPAKAQAYLDSLPPRQQVQFASLRRSLELARLRQQGDQALQREDWAAASQLLAQATALAPDEPWLVYQLASSLRHQGRTAEADAAFARLVQHQPDDPATRYAHGLFLESSDRDALALDSLGAVPQATWSADMRALQQRIQRRMTLASAQQLQAQGRSAEATAVLEASLARGKGEPDDLMLLAQWAAARGEPDKARGYYERVLAIQPGRPEARLGVIESAVAEGYPAKARHMMTVQVPQLAADDSTAQRRLAAVWVALGEHDQAARLFDRIAAQQPRPDPLLRRDAARLVAQGDPQRALDLYAAAMADAQLLDRAAASPRDDRALTLASREQDADDWLARSLRSDVDALYRQRNTHVTLMHDYGWRQDDGTPGTSELSTQATLLHVDTPWQDGTAFARVERIGMDAGSFEQNDQGRYTPDFGSCQFVGQTADGKSLPACTGGSQTADGSVLALGWQGSRWAFDLGTTQGYAINNWLGGATLNGDLGQVGWSLTASRRPLSNSLLSFAGARDRPTGVRWGGVTANGATLGLSWDQGGDNGVWASLGHHWLYGENVADNQRTRAMAGYYHRVVERADERVRVGLTLMHWRHDKDLGGYSLGQGGYYSPQRYSSVGVPVSYAWRNYDWSLLLEGSVSWSQAHSDSSRLYPDAHINRKVLAQYDVDSNIDAMNEASDSSGLGYRLRGLFERRLSDQWVLGGGFDWQHSDDYAPSHGMVYLRYLFEPWRGNLALPVTPLEPYSEWR, from the coding sequence ATGCAGCGAATGATCAGCGTGCTGATGCTCGCGACGGTGGCTTGCCAGGCCGTCGCACAACCCAAGGATGCCGGGGAGCAGCGCCAATGGCTGCTGGACCAGGTGCGCCGGGGCGAGGCGCTGCACCGCGATGACCTGGTGCGTGATGCTCTGGGCCGCCTGCAACTGCTGGAACCGCGCAACCCGGATGTGTTGCTGGCGGCCTTGAGCCTGGCATTGCGCGAAAAGAACAGCACCGAGGCCGAACAGCTGAGTGCCAGGATCCATGCCTTGGCACCCGGTAGCTTGCAAGCGCGACAGGCCGCGCAACTGCTCGCGTTGCAGCAGCCGCAGACTGTGCAGCGCTTGCAGCAGGCGCGCCTGCTGGCCGTTACCGGGCGCAATCAAGAGGCGCTGGCGGTGTATGAGCAGCTGTTCGCCGGCGAGCCGCCCAGCCTTGAGCTGGCCCTGGATTACTGGCGTGTGCGCGGCAACCTGCCAGGCCAGCGGCCTGAAGCGATCAGGCAGTTGCAGCGGCTGGACCAGCAGTACCCCGGCAGTGCGGGGCTGCGCCAGACCCTGGCCGGCTGGCTGTTCGCCGAAAAGCGTGACCGCGAAGCGCTGGCTCTGCTCGACCAGCTGTCGCGTGACCCCGGCGCACGGGATGCTGCCGCCCAGCGTGAGTTCGACTACCTGTCCGGGCAAGCAGTGAGCAGCGCCAGCGCGGCAGCCTGGCAAGCTTTCGTCCAGCGCTACCCGGCTTCGCCGCTGCTGGCACAGGCCAGCGCCAACCTGCAGCAGCAGCGCACGCTATTGGCTGACCCGGCCTGGCAGGCGGGCCAGCGGGGCAAGGCGTTGCTCGACAAGGGCCGTAATGGCGACGCCGAAGCGCAACTGCGTCGGGCTCTACGCCAGTACCCGGAGGACGCCAGCCTGCACGGAGCCCTGGGCTACGCGCTGATGCGACAGGGGCGTTACGAGAACGCCAATGCAGCGTTCCGGGCGGCAAGTGACAAAGAACAGGACACCTACTGGATCAGCCAATGGAAGGATCTGGAGTCGTCCAGCCAGTATTGGGCGCAACTCGACAAAGCTGAGCGCGCCCTGCAGGCCAATGACCTGCGAGGCGCCCGCGCACTGTACCTTCAGGCCCGCCAGCAACGCCCGAAAGATGAGTACGCCTTGCTCGGCCTGGCCGATGTTTCGCTGGCAGAGGGCGATGCGGTCGCTGCCGAGCGACAGTTCCTGCAAGTAAGGCGCATGGCGCCAGATAATGAGAGTGCCGTGCGTGGGCTGATGCGTGTGTACCAGGCGCAATCGCCCGCCAAGGCGCAGGCGTACCTGGACAGCCTGCCGCCACGCCAGCAGGTGCAGTTCGCCAGCCTGCGCCGCAGCCTGGAGCTTGCACGTCTGCGCCAGCAGGGTGACCAGGCGCTGCAACGCGAAGACTGGGCGGCTGCCAGCCAGTTGCTGGCCCAGGCCACTGCCTTGGCCCCCGATGAGCCTTGGCTGGTCTATCAGTTGGCCAGCAGCCTGCGCCACCAGGGCCGCACCGCCGAAGCTGACGCGGCATTCGCCAGGCTAGTGCAGCACCAGCCAGACGACCCGGCAACCCGCTATGCCCACGGCCTGTTCCTGGAGTCCAGTGACCGTGATGCCTTGGCCCTGGACAGCCTGGGCGCAGTGCCGCAGGCAACCTGGAGCGCTGACATGCGCGCGCTGCAGCAGCGCATCCAGCGGCGCATGACCCTGGCCTCGGCGCAGCAACTTCAGGCTCAAGGCCGGAGCGCAGAGGCGACAGCGGTGCTTGAAGCCAGCCTGGCGCGTGGCAAAGGCGAGCCCGACGACCTGATGCTGTTAGCGCAATGGGCAGCAGCGCGGGGTGAGCCTGACAAGGCGCGTGGGTATTACGAGCGTGTGCTGGCCATACAGCCCGGGCGACCCGAAGCACGCCTTGGCGTTATCGAAAGCGCGGTAGCTGAAGGCTACCCGGCAAAGGCCCGGCACATGATGACCGTGCAGGTGCCACAGTTGGCCGCCGATGACAGCACTGCCCAGCGGCGCCTGGCGGCAGTCTGGGTGGCCTTGGGCGAACATGACCAAGCAGCCAGGCTGTTCGACCGGATTGCAGCGCAGCAGCCCCGGCCTGATCCTCTATTGCGCCGTGACGCCGCCCGCCTGGTGGCGCAGGGCGACCCGCAACGGGCGCTGGACCTGTACGCAGCAGCAATGGCCGATGCGCAGCTGCTAGACCGTGCTGCAGCCTCGCCACGGGATGACCGTGCACTGACGTTGGCCAGCCGTGAGCAGGACGCCGACGACTGGCTGGCGCGCAGCCTGCGCAGCGACGTCGATGCATTGTACCGCCAGCGCAATACCCATGTGACGCTGATGCATGATTACGGCTGGCGACAGGACGATGGTACGCCAGGCACCTCCGAGCTCAGTACCCAGGCGACCCTGTTGCATGTCGATACCCCTTGGCAGGACGGTACTGCCTTTGCTCGCGTGGAGCGCATCGGCATGGATGCAGGGTCGTTCGAGCAGAACGATCAGGGGCGCTACACCCCCGACTTCGGCAGCTGTCAGTTTGTTGGTCAGACCGCTGACGGAAAATCGCTGCCCGCATGCACCGGTGGCTCGCAGACCGCTGACGGCAGCGTGCTGGCGCTGGGTTGGCAGGGCAGCCGCTGGGCGTTCGACCTGGGAACCACCCAGGGCTATGCGATCAACAACTGGCTGGGTGGCGCAACGCTCAACGGCGACCTTGGCCAGGTTGGCTGGTCGCTGACGGCGTCGCGGCGGCCCCTGAGCAACTCACTGTTGTCATTCGCGGGGGCACGCGACCGCCCGACAGGCGTGCGTTGGGGCGGGGTCACAGCCAATGGCGCCACGCTTGGCCTGAGCTGGGACCAGGGTGGCGACAACGGGGTCTGGGCCAGCCTTGGGCATCATTGGCTGTATGGCGAGAACGTTGCCGACAACCAGCGCACACGGGCCATGGCAGGCTATTACCACCGGGTAGTGGAAAGGGCCGACGAGCGGGTGCGTGTTGGCCTGACGTTGATGCACTGGCGCCATGACAAGGATCTGGGCGGCTACAGCTTGGGGCAGGGCGGTTACTACAGCCCACAGCGTTACTCGTCGGTAGGCGTGCCGGTCAGTTATGCCTGGCGCAACTACGACTGGTCGCTGTTGCTGGAAGGTTCGGTCAGTTGGTCCCAGGCCCACAGTGACAGCAGCCGGTTGTACCCGGACGCCCACATCAATCGCAAAGTGCTGGCGCAGTATGACGTTGATTCCAACATCGATGCCATGAACGAAGCCAGCGACAGCAGCGGGTTGGGCTACCGCCTGCGCGGCCTGTTCGAACGGCGCCTGAGTGATCAGTGGGTACTGGGCGGCGGCTTCGACTGGCAGCACAGCGATGACTACGCGCCTAGCCATGGCATGGTCTACCTGCGCTATCTGTTCGAGCCGTGGCGGGGCAACCTGGCCTTGCCGGTCACGCCGCTGGAACCCTACAGCGAATGGCGGTGA
- the bcsZ gene encoding cellulose synthase complex periplasmic endoglucanase BcsZ, with amino-acid sequence MTRRLLVGLITFGLPFFASAAPACPWPAWDRFKAELVSVDGRVIDPSDQRLITTSEGQSYALFFALVGNDRQAFAQLLRWTTNNLAEGDLARHLPAWLWGRNSQQQWQVLDANNASDADLWIAYSLLEAGRLWDESAYTQLGQRLLWRIAAQTVRKLPGLGVMLLPGDYGFEDAGGTRLNPSYLPVQLFDRFSLVDPLWGELAANTRRLWLASSPKGFAPDWLLWTPAGELAADPQHGSAGDYDAIRVYLWVGMLAKDAPQRAELVARYAPMAALTTRDGLPPEHMDARSGAASGHGPAGFSAALLPLLAASPEHVAGLAAQRQRLLEQPVEAKAYYSQVLALFGQGWDEARYRFDPHGRLLPAWSTPCSE; translated from the coding sequence ATGACGCGCCGATTGCTGGTGGGGCTGATCACCTTCGGCCTGCCTTTCTTCGCCAGTGCCGCGCCGGCCTGCCCATGGCCCGCCTGGGACCGCTTCAAGGCCGAGCTGGTCAGTGTAGACGGCCGGGTCATCGATCCGAGCGACCAGCGCTTGATCACTACCTCCGAGGGGCAGAGCTATGCGCTGTTCTTCGCTCTGGTAGGCAATGACCGGCAGGCCTTCGCGCAATTGCTGCGCTGGACCACCAACAACCTGGCCGAGGGTGACCTGGCCCGGCATCTTCCCGCTTGGCTGTGGGGCCGTAACAGCCAGCAGCAGTGGCAGGTGCTGGATGCCAACAACGCCAGCGACGCCGACCTGTGGATTGCCTACAGCCTGCTGGAAGCGGGGCGGTTGTGGGACGAATCGGCCTACACGCAACTGGGCCAGCGCCTGCTTTGGCGCATCGCGGCGCAAACCGTACGCAAGCTGCCAGGCCTGGGGGTGATGCTGCTGCCGGGCGACTACGGTTTCGAGGATGCCGGCGGCACACGCTTGAACCCCAGCTATCTGCCGGTGCAACTGTTCGACCGCTTCAGTCTGGTAGACCCATTGTGGGGCGAACTGGCGGCCAATACGCGGCGCTTGTGGCTGGCATCGTCCCCCAAGGGCTTCGCCCCGGACTGGTTGCTGTGGACCCCGGCCGGTGAGCTGGCAGCGGACCCACAGCACGGCAGTGCCGGTGATTACGATGCCATCCGGGTTTACCTGTGGGTTGGCATGCTGGCCAAGGACGCGCCTCAGCGTGCCGAGCTGGTGGCCCGCTATGCCCCGATGGCGGCATTGACCACACGTGACGGGCTGCCTCCAGAGCACATGGATGCGCGCAGTGGTGCGGCCAGTGGCCATGGCCCGGCAGGCTTTTCGGCGGCCTTGCTGCCTTTGCTGGCGGCTTCGCCCGAGCACGTGGCTGGCCTGGCGGCGCAGCGTCAGCGCTTGCTTGAGCAGCCGGTCGAGGCCAAAGCGTACTACAGCCAGGTGCTGGCGCTGTTTGGCCAGGGTTGGGACGAAGCCCGTTACCGTTTTGATCCGCATGGCCGCCTGTTGCCGGCCTGGAGCACGCCATGCAGCGAATGA
- the bcsA gene encoding UDP-forming cellulose synthase catalytic subunit has product MTLSPLSAYTWFSARGARLPVACLFTLGVWLAFLLLRLEAPAWQALLAERQRLYPQLAGKRPSLGDPLRLLIQSLWLLLRQQPAQRRPGCARRIWGSLCEPLRYARQIAGQYRSLLICRLQQVPARYRGSAFRQGASARLRGLSVFARRAFYSVLTLCATGLALLCVTEPFGYLAQLTFIGLLLGIAMLVRHMPGRFPTLMLIVLSTIISCRYLWWRYTATLNWNDTTDLVCGVILLAAETYSWFVLILGYIQTSWPLQRKPANLPANPQHWPTVDLMIPTYNEDLSVVRTTVLAALGLDWPRECLRIHILDDGRRDAFRAFADEVGVGYIVRPDSKHAKAGNLNHALGVTDSELIAIFDCDHVPVRSFLQMTVGWFLKDPKLALVQTPHHFFSPDPFERNLGSFRRRPNEGELFYGLIQDGNDMWNAAFFCGSCAVLRRSALESIGGFAVETVTEDAHTALRMHRQGWSSAYLSIPQAAGLATESLSAHIGQRIRWARGMVQIFRTDNPLFGRGLSLFQRVCYANAMLHFLAGLPRLVFLTAPLAFLLLHAYIIYAPALMILLYVLPHMIHASLTNSRMQGKYRQTFWGEVYETVLAWYIARPTTVALFAPKKGRFNVTAKGGLMEQEQFDWHIAQPYLWLAALNVAGLGFAVWRLFTGPAAEIGTVIVSSLWVIYNLLIIGAAVAVAAEVRQVRRAHRVQMRLPAGLVLASGHAYPCTLVDYSDGGVGLQLHDGLALKPGAQVRLLLSRGQREFAFQACVTRTVGQHVGLVFHALSQQQRIDLVHCTFARADAWLGWGEQQEIERPLRSLVEVLKLGGVGYLRLLEHLPPWLRAWLRPLRALAHWLASYWPRTPRAAPSLNLVDRDA; this is encoded by the coding sequence GTGACCTTGAGCCCCCTGTCGGCCTACACCTGGTTCAGCGCGCGCGGTGCGCGGCTGCCGGTAGCCTGCCTGTTTACCCTCGGCGTATGGCTGGCTTTCCTGCTCCTGCGCCTGGAGGCTCCCGCCTGGCAGGCACTGTTGGCCGAGCGCCAGCGGCTGTACCCGCAACTGGCGGGCAAGCGCCCGAGCCTGGGCGATCCGCTACGCCTGTTGATCCAGAGCTTGTGGCTGTTGCTGAGGCAGCAACCGGCCCAACGCCGACCGGGGTGCGCACGGCGCATCTGGGGCTCCCTGTGCGAGCCGTTGCGATACGCACGACAGATTGCCGGCCAGTACCGCAGCCTGTTGATCTGCAGGTTGCAGCAGGTACCTGCCCGCTACCGTGGCAGTGCTTTCAGGCAGGGAGCCTCGGCGCGCTTGCGCGGCTTGAGCGTGTTCGCCCGGCGCGCGTTCTACAGCGTGCTGACGCTGTGCGCGACCGGCCTTGCCCTGCTGTGTGTGACCGAGCCGTTCGGCTACCTGGCACAGCTGACGTTCATCGGCCTGCTGCTGGGCATTGCCATGCTGGTGCGGCACATGCCAGGGCGCTTTCCGACACTGATGCTGATCGTGCTGTCGACCATCATTTCCTGCCGTTACCTGTGGTGGCGTTACACTGCAACCCTGAACTGGAACGACACCACCGACCTGGTGTGCGGGGTGATCCTGCTGGCGGCGGAAACCTATTCGTGGTTCGTGCTGATCCTCGGTTACATCCAGACCAGCTGGCCGTTGCAGCGCAAGCCGGCGAACCTGCCTGCCAACCCGCAGCACTGGCCGACCGTCGACCTGATGATCCCCACCTACAACGAAGACTTGTCGGTGGTGCGCACCACCGTACTGGCTGCCCTGGGCCTGGACTGGCCACGCGAATGCCTGCGCATCCATATCCTCGACGACGGCCGCCGCGACGCGTTCCGCGCATTCGCCGACGAGGTTGGGGTGGGTTACATCGTGCGGCCGGACAGCAAGCACGCCAAAGCCGGCAACCTCAACCATGCGCTGGGCGTGACCGACAGTGAGCTGATCGCCATTTTCGACTGCGACCACGTGCCGGTGCGCTCTTTCCTGCAAATGACGGTGGGCTGGTTCCTCAAGGACCCCAAGCTGGCACTGGTGCAGACGCCGCACCATTTTTTCTCTCCCGACCCCTTCGAGCGCAACCTGGGTTCGTTCCGTCGCCGCCCCAATGAAGGTGAGCTGTTCTACGGCCTGATCCAGGACGGTAATGACATGTGGAACGCGGCGTTCTTCTGCGGCTCGTGCGCAGTGCTGCGCCGCAGCGCGCTTGAAAGCATCGGTGGTTTTGCCGTGGAAACCGTCACCGAAGATGCTCACACCGCCTTGCGCATGCACCGCCAAGGTTGGTCATCGGCCTACCTGAGCATCCCGCAGGCGGCCGGCCTGGCGACCGAGAGCCTGTCGGCGCACATTGGCCAGCGCATTCGCTGGGCGCGCGGCATGGTGCAGATTTTCCGCACCGACAACCCCCTGTTTGGGCGAGGGCTAAGCCTGTTCCAGCGGGTGTGTTATGCCAATGCGATGCTGCACTTTCTGGCCGGCCTGCCGCGGCTGGTGTTCCTGACCGCACCGCTGGCGTTCCTGCTGCTGCATGCCTACATCATCTATGCACCGGCGTTGATGATCCTGTTGTACGTGTTGCCGCACATGATCCACGCCAGCCTCACCAACTCGCGCATGCAGGGCAAGTACCGGCAAACCTTCTGGGGAGAGGTGTACGAGACTGTGCTGGCCTGGTACATCGCCCGCCCGACCACGGTCGCACTGTTCGCGCCGAAGAAAGGCAGGTTCAACGTCACCGCCAAGGGCGGCTTGATGGAGCAGGAGCAGTTCGACTGGCATATCGCCCAGCCGTACCTGTGGCTCGCGGCACTCAACGTAGCCGGCCTGGGTTTTGCCGTGTGGCGCCTGTTCACGGGCCCAGCGGCAGAAATCGGCACGGTGATCGTCAGTTCGCTGTGGGTGATTTACAACCTGCTGATCATCGGCGCCGCGGTTGCCGTGGCCGCCGAAGTGCGCCAGGTGCGCCGCGCCCACCGGGTGCAGATGCGCCTGCCCGCGGGGTTGGTGCTGGCCAGCGGTCATGCCTACCCGTGCACCCTGGTCGATTACTCCGACGGCGGTGTTGGCCTGCAGCTGCACGACGGCCTTGCGCTGAAACCGGGGGCGCAGGTGCGCCTGCTGCTCAGCCGTGGCCAGCGTGAATTCGCCTTCCAGGCCTGTGTAACCCGCACGGTCGGGCAGCACGTGGGCCTGGTGTTCCACGCGCTCAGCCAACAGCAGCGCATCGACCTGGTGCACTGCACCTTTGCCCGCGCCGATGCCTGGCTGGGGTGGGGGGAGCAGCAAGAGATCGAGCGCCCGCTGCGCAGCCTGGTCGAGGTGCTGAAGCTGGGCGGTGTCGGTTACCTGCGCCTGCTAGAGCATCTACCGCCGTGGCTGCGGGCGTGGCTGCGCCCACTGCGCGCGCTGGCCCATTGGCTGGCCAGCTACTGGCCCCGCACACCGCGGGCTGCCCCTTCTTTGAACCTTGTTGATCGAGACGCATGA